In Paracoccus fistulariae, a single window of DNA contains:
- the xylB gene encoding xylulokinase codes for MYLGIDLGTSGVKVLLMDGDQRVLASASSGLTVSRPHSGWAEQDPDQWIRATEAALAQLRADHDLAGVRGIGLSGQMHGAVALDAAGRVIRPAILWNDGRSQEQAAALDRDPRFREISGNIVFPGFTAPKLVWMAQHEPNNFDNIAKVLLPKDYLRLWLTGEYVADMSDAAGTSWLDTGARLWSAELLQASGMRPDQMPDLIEGNAPSGGLRAKLAHAWGMQPGIVVAGGAGDNAATAVGAGTVAEGQGFVSLGTSGVLFAATERYLPLPESAVHAFCHALPGMWHQMGVILSASAALEWLSGITGQRPADLTAELGTDLKAPGEVTFLPYLSGERTPHNDVTLRAGFSGLSARTDRAALTQAVLEGVAFAFADNLAVLRQAGSDPQALVALGGGARSEYWVHAIATALGLPILIPDSGDYGAAFGAARLGLMAATGAPVSQICTAPRIAAEILPDPRLTDAYAERLQRFRG; via the coding sequence ATGTATCTTGGCATTGATCTGGGCACTTCCGGGGTCAAGGTTCTGCTGATGGACGGGGATCAGCGCGTTCTGGCCTCGGCCAGTTCGGGGCTTACGGTGTCGCGCCCGCATTCGGGCTGGGCCGAGCAGGATCCCGATCAGTGGATCAGGGCAACCGAAGCCGCGCTGGCGCAGTTGCGGGCCGATCATGATCTGGCCGGGGTCAGGGGCATCGGACTGTCGGGGCAGATGCATGGCGCGGTGGCGCTGGATGCTGCGGGTCGGGTGATCCGCCCGGCGATCCTGTGGAATGACGGTCGCTCGCAGGAACAGGCGGCGGCGCTGGACCGCGATCCGCGCTTTCGCGAGATTTCGGGCAATATCGTCTTTCCGGGCTTCACCGCGCCCAAGCTGGTCTGGATGGCCCAGCACGAGCCCAACAATTTCGATAATATCGCCAAGGTCCTGCTGCCCAAGGATTATCTGCGCCTGTGGCTGACGGGCGAATATGTGGCCGACATGTCGGACGCGGCGGGGACTAGCTGGCTGGATACCGGCGCGCGGCTGTGGTCTGCCGAACTTCTGCAAGCGTCGGGCATGCGGCCCGACCAGATGCCCGACCTGATCGAGGGCAATGCACCTTCGGGCGGTCTGCGGGCGAAACTGGCCCATGCCTGGGGGATGCAGCCGGGAATTGTGGTGGCAGGCGGGGCAGGCGACAATGCTGCCACCGCCGTCGGCGCGGGCACTGTGGCCGAGGGGCAGGGCTTTGTGTCGCTGGGCACCTCGGGCGTGCTGTTTGCGGCGACCGAACGCTATCTGCCGCTGCCCGAAAGCGCGGTCCATGCCTTTTGCCATGCCTTGCCGGGGATGTGGCATCAGATGGGGGTGATCCTGTCGGCCTCGGCCGCGCTGGAATGGCTGTCTGGGATCACGGGACAACGCCCGGCGGATCTGACGGCGGAACTTGGTACGGATCTGAAAGCGCCGGGTGAGGTGACCTTTCTGCCCTATCTCTCGGGCGAGCGGACGCCGCATAACGATGTGACCCTGCGGGCGGGGTTCAGCGGTCTGTCGGCCCGGACCGATCGCGCGGCGCTGACGCAGGCGGTGCTGGAGGGTGTGGCCTTTGCCTTTGCCGATAACCTTGCAGTGCTGCGGCAGGCGGGCTCGGATCCGCAGGCGCTGGTCGCGCTTGGCGGCGGGGCGCGGTCGGAATATTGGGTTCACGCCATCGCCACGGCCTTGGGCTTGCCCATCCTGATCCCCGACAGCGGCGATTACGGCGCGGCCTTTGGTGCGGCGCGTCTGGGCCTGATGGCGGCAACCGGCGCTCCGGTCAGCCAGATCTGCACTGCCCCCCGCATCGCGGCCGAGATCCTGCCGGATCCCCGCCTGACCGATGCCTATGCCGAACGCCTGCAAAGGTTTCGCGGCTGA
- a CDS encoding HAD family hydrolase, whose amino-acid sequence MSFALIFDCDGVLVDSEPLSIAELGDTLRMAGADISDAEMFQRMIGRSVASITQMVQQEHGVDVSPLLPDYRRRLAERFRQELQPIPGIAAALTALQGMPMAVASSSTPGRIAQSLELTGLSGFFGGHVYSAVQVQNGKPAPDLFLLAARHLAVPPENCIVIEDSGAGIQAARAAGMYAIGLLGGSHAQASGLAHKLPQLGADAIATHADELPGIVQAHIGAALTG is encoded by the coding sequence ATGAGCTTTGCGCTGATCTTCGATTGCGACGGCGTGCTGGTGGATAGCGAGCCGCTGTCCATCGCCGAGCTTGGCGATACGCTGCGGATGGCGGGGGCGGATATCTCGGATGCCGAGATGTTTCAGCGAATGATCGGACGCTCGGTCGCTTCGATCACCCAGATGGTGCAGCAGGAACATGGCGTGGATGTCTCGCCCCTGTTGCCCGATTATCGCCGCCGTCTGGCGGAACGCTTTCGGCAGGAGTTGCAGCCGATCCCCGGCATCGCCGCCGCGCTGACCGCGCTGCAGGGCATGCCGATGGCGGTGGCGTCATCCTCGACCCCGGGGCGGATCGCGCAATCGCTGGAACTGACCGGGCTGAGCGGGTTTTTTGGCGGCCATGTCTATTCCGCGGTGCAGGTGCAGAATGGCAAGCCGGCCCCGGATCTGTTCCTGCTGGCGGCACGCCATCTTGCGGTTCCGCCCGAAAACTGCATCGTCATCGAAGATAGCGGTGCGGGGATTCAGGCTGCGCGGGCGGCGGGGATGTATGCCATCGGGCTGCTGGGCGGATCGCATGCGCAGGCGTCGGGGCTGGCGCATAAGCTGCCGCAGCTTGGGGCCGATGCGATTGCCACCCATGCGGATGAACTGCCCGGTATCGTGCAGGCGCATATCGGCGCCGCGCTGACAGGATAA
- a CDS encoding mannitol dehydrogenase family protein, whose translation MAIKLNNENLSSLGVPAPGYDRGQLKGGIVHFGLGNFHRAHQAVYLDRLMNTGKGLDFAIVGAGVMPSDARIRDALAAQDFLYSVVEQSAEASDPRILGATVDYLPPADAAAIIAKLSDPEIRIASLTITEGGYFIDASTGHFNPQHPAIAADGAAPDQPKTVFGMLVAGLRARREAGQQPFTVMCCDNIPHNGDVTREAVVGTARLSDPELADWIDANVAFPNGMVDRITPATSDRERAMIRDDFGIDDDCPVFCEDFIQWVLEDNFPAGRPALEEVGVEFVEDVAPWELMKLRILNGGHAVIAYPAGLMDIHFVHEAMENELVRAFLEKLETEEIIPAVPPVPNTDLQAYFRKVEERCANPKIGDTVRRLCLDGSNRQPKFIVPTIADRLKAGQGIEGLALESALWCRYCAGTTDSGAEIAPNDPNWDRLTTVAKAARDNPSDWLAMADIYGETGKNPDFARAFARWLEMLWDKGAEATLRSYLAA comes from the coding sequence ATGGCAATCAAGCTGAACAATGAAAACCTGTCCTCGCTTGGCGTTCCGGCGCCGGGCTATGATCGCGGCCAGTTGAAGGGCGGGATCGTCCATTTCGGTCTGGGCAATTTCCACCGCGCCCATCAGGCGGTCTACCTGGACCGGCTGATGAATACCGGCAAGGGGCTGGATTTTGCGATCGTGGGCGCGGGGGTCATGCCTTCGGATGCCCGGATCCGCGACGCATTGGCGGCGCAGGATTTCCTCTATTCCGTGGTCGAGCAATCGGCCGAGGCTTCGGACCCGCGCATTCTGGGCGCGACGGTGGATTACCTGCCGCCTGCCGATGCGGCGGCGATCATTGCGAAGCTCAGCGATCCCGAGATCCGCATCGCCAGCCTGACGATCACCGAGGGTGGCTATTTCATCGATGCCTCGACCGGTCATTTCAACCCGCAACATCCGGCCATTGCGGCGGATGGCGCCGCGCCAGATCAGCCGAAGACGGTCTTTGGCATGCTGGTCGCCGGGCTGCGTGCGCGGCGCGAGGCCGGGCAGCAGCCCTTCACGGTCATGTGCTGCGACAATATCCCCCATAATGGCGATGTGACCCGCGAAGCGGTGGTCGGAACCGCACGGCTCTCTGACCCCGAACTGGCCGACTGGATCGACGCCAATGTTGCCTTCCCGAATGGCATGGTCGACCGCATCACCCCGGCCACCAGCGACCGCGAGCGCGCGATGATCCGGGACGATTTCGGTATCGATGACGATTGCCCCGTCTTTTGCGAGGATTTCATTCAATGGGTGCTGGAAGACAACTTCCCTGCCGGTCGGCCCGCGCTGGAAGAGGTCGGCGTCGAATTTGTCGAGGATGTCGCGCCTTGGGAACTGATGAAGCTGCGCATTCTGAACGGCGGCCATGCCGTGATCGCCTATCCCGCCGGTCTGATGGATATCCATTTCGTGCATGAGGCGATGGAGAATGAACTGGTCCGCGCCTTTCTGGAAAAACTCGAGACGGAAGAGATCATTCCCGCCGTCCCGCCGGTCCCGAACACCGATCTGCAGGCCTATTTCCGCAAGGTAGAGGAACGCTGCGCCAATCCCAAGATCGGGGATACGGTCCGGCGCCTGTGCCTGGACGGATCCAACCGTCAGCCGAAATTCATCGTGCCGACCATTGCCGACCGTCTCAAGGCCGGGCAGGGGATCGAGGGGCTGGCGCTGGAAAGCGCGCTGTGGTGTCGCTACTGCGCGGGCACGACCGATTCCGGGGCCGAGATCGCGCCGAATGACCCGAACTGGGATCGCCTGACCACGGTCGCCAAGGCGGCGCGGGACAACCCGTCGGACTGGCTGGCCATGGCCGATATCTATGGTGAGACCGGCAAGAATCCCGACTTCGCGCGGGCCTTTGCCCGCTGGCTGGAGATGCTGTGGGACAAGGGCGCCGAAGCCACCTTGCGCAGCTATCTGGCGGCATGA
- a CDS encoding L-iditol 2-dehydrogenase, which yields MRLQGKTALITGAARGIGRAFAEAYIREGATVAIADINGDGVRATASQIGAVPIVMDVTDQASIDAGVASAVAELGGIDILINNAALFDLAPIAQITRDSYDRLFAINVGGTLFTMQAVARHMIQTGRKGKIINMASQAGRRGEALVAVYCATKAAVISLTQSAGLNLISHGINVNAIAPGVVDGDHWDGVDAKFAEYENKPRGQKKAEVGAAVPFGRMGTAEDLTGMAIFLATPEADYIVAQCFNVDGGNWMS from the coding sequence GTGAGGTTGCAGGGCAAGACCGCGCTGATCACCGGTGCCGCCCGCGGCATCGGTCGTGCCTTCGCCGAGGCCTATATCCGCGAAGGCGCGACGGTGGCGATTGCCGATATCAATGGCGATGGCGTCCGCGCCACCGCCAGCCAGATCGGCGCGGTCCCGATCGTGATGGATGTGACCGATCAGGCCAGCATTGATGCGGGCGTGGCCAGCGCCGTGGCGGAACTGGGTGGCATCGACATCCTGATCAACAATGCCGCCCTGTTCGATCTTGCGCCCATCGCCCAGATCACGCGCGACAGCTATGACAGGCTTTTCGCCATCAATGTGGGCGGCACGCTGTTTACCATGCAAGCCGTTGCGCGGCACATGATCCAGACGGGCCGCAAGGGCAAGATCATCAACATGGCCTCGCAGGCGGGCAGGCGGGGCGAGGCCCTGGTCGCCGTCTATTGCGCCACCAAGGCCGCCGTCATCAGCCTGACCCAGTCGGCGGGGCTGAACCTGATCTCGCATGGCATCAACGTCAATGCCATCGCGCCCGGCGTGGTCGATGGCGATCACTGGGACGGCGTCGATGCGAAATTCGCCGAATATGAAAACAAGCCGCGCGGCCAGAAAAAGGCAGAGGTCGGCGCCGCCGTCCCCTTTGGCCGCATGGGCACCGCAGAAGATTTGACCGGCATGGCGATTTTCCTTGCCACGCCCGAAGCCGATTACATCGTCGCCCAATGTTTCAATGTGGACGGCGGCAACTGGATGAGTTGA
- a CDS encoding ABC transporter ATP-binding protein — protein sequence MGSITLKNVRKAFGEVEVIPGVDLTIEDGEFVVFVGPSGCGKSTLLRLIAGLEDVSSGAIHIDGQDVTDAGPARRGLAMVFQSYALYPHMSVRKNIAFPLKMAKMPEAEQQKRVAHAAKILNLDSYLDRKPGQLSGGQRQRVAIGRAIVREPEAFLFDEPLSNLDAALRVNMRVEISELHNSLKTTMIYVTHDQVEAMTMADKIVVLRAGRVEQVGSPLELYNNPANKFVGGFIGSPNMNFIEGEGAAKHGAHTIGVRPEHWSLSQSEGEFPGTVGVAEHLGSDTFLHIDLDDGTPIIARAAGEFPVHHGDRIFLTPEENRIYKFAEDGLAL from the coding sequence ATGGGTTCCATTACGCTGAAAAACGTCCGCAAGGCCTTTGGCGAGGTCGAGGTTATTCCCGGTGTGGATCTGACCATCGAGGACGGTGAATTCGTCGTCTTCGTCGGCCCCTCGGGCTGCGGAAAATCGACGCTGCTGCGGCTGATCGCGGGGCTGGAGGATGTCAGTTCCGGCGCGATCCATATCGACGGGCAGGACGTGACCGATGCCGGTCCGGCCCGGCGCGGTCTGGCCATGGTGTTTCAGTCCTATGCGCTTTATCCGCATATGTCGGTGCGCAAGAATATCGCCTTTCCGCTGAAGATGGCCAAGATGCCCGAGGCCGAGCAGCAAAAGCGCGTCGCCCATGCGGCGAAGATCCTGAACCTCGACAGCTATCTGGACCGCAAGCCGGGGCAGTTGTCGGGCGGTCAGCGTCAGCGCGTCGCCATCGGCCGCGCCATCGTCCGCGAGCCCGAGGCGTTCCTGTTCGACGAGCCGCTGTCGAACCTCGATGCGGCGCTGCGGGTGAACATGCGGGTCGAAATCTCGGAACTGCATAACAGCCTGAAGACGACGATGATCTATGTCACCCACGATCAGGTCGAGGCGATGACCATGGCCGACAAGATCGTGGTCCTGCGTGCAGGCCGGGTCGAGCAGGTGGGCTCTCCCCTGGAACTGTACAACAATCCGGCCAACAAGTTTGTCGGCGGCTTCATCGGCAGCCCGAACATGAACTTCATCGAGGGCGAAGGCGCGGCAAAGCACGGTGCCCATACCATCGGCGTGCGCCCGGAGCACTGGTCGCTGTCCCAAAGCGAGGGCGAATTCCCCGGCACGGTCGGTGTGGCCGAACATCTGGGCTCGGATACCTTCCTGCATATCGATCTGGATGATGGCACCCCGATCATTGCCCGCGCGGCAGGCGAATTTCCCGTCCATCACGGCGACCGCATCTTCCTGACGCCCGAGGAAAACCGGATCTACAAATTCGCCGAAGACGGGCTTGCGCTGTGA
- a CDS encoding carbohydrate ABC transporter permease: MARAVSRNTKIGYTIAAWLVALLIFFPILYAIITSLKTEQEAIAGFDLIPSLSMDSYREVQSQYNYFRPFMNSVIIAVGSTVLALIVAVPAAWAMAFSPTKRTKDILMWMLSTKMMPAVAVLVPIYLIFLKTGLMDTRIGLVIILMLMNLPIVVWMLYTYFREIPGEILEAARMDGATLGQEIVHVLTPMAVPGIASTLLLNVILAWNEAFWTIQLTTTNAAPLSAFIASFSSPQGLFWAKLSAASVMAIAPILIMGWFSQKQLVRGLTFGAVK; this comes from the coding sequence ATGGCACGCGCTGTTTCCCGCAACACCAAGATCGGCTACACGATCGCAGCCTGGCTGGTGGCCCTGCTGATCTTCTTTCCGATCCTTTATGCAATCATCACCAGCCTGAAGACGGAACAAGAGGCGATTGCGGGGTTCGATCTGATCCCCAGCTTGTCGATGGACAGCTATCGCGAGGTGCAGTCCCAGTATAACTATTTCCGGCCCTTCATGAATTCGGTGATCATCGCCGTCGGTTCGACCGTGCTGGCGCTGATCGTGGCGGTCCCGGCGGCCTGGGCAATGGCCTTTTCGCCGACCAAGCGCACGAAGGACATCCTGATGTGGATGCTGTCCACCAAGATGATGCCGGCGGTCGCCGTTCTGGTGCCGATCTATCTGATCTTTCTGAAAACGGGTCTGATGGATACGCGCATCGGTCTGGTGATCATCCTGATGCTGATGAACCTGCCGATCGTGGTCTGGATGCTTTACACCTATTTCCGCGAGATCCCGGGCGAGATCCTGGAGGCCGCGCGGATGGATGGTGCCACCCTGGGGCAGGAAATCGTCCATGTGCTGACGCCGATGGCGGTGCCGGGCATCGCCTCGACCCTGCTGCTGAATGTCATTCTGGCCTGGAACGAAGCCTTCTGGACGATCCAGCTGACAACCACGAATGCGGCGCCGCTTTCGGCCTTCATCGCCTCGTTCAGCAGCCCGCAGGGCCTGTTCTGGGCCAAGCTGTCGGCGGCATCCGTCATGGCCATCGCGCCGATTCTGATCATGGGCTGGTTCAGCCAGAAACAACTTGTCCGCGGCCTGACCTTCGGCGCGGTGAAATAG
- a CDS encoding carbohydrate ABC transporter permease, which yields MATRQTQSLARLMRAPAIILLLVWMVVPLAMTLYYSFLNYNLLNPASTSWAGWFNYQYFYTDPAFMDAIWNTLVLVLGVLCITVIGGILIALLIDKPIFGQGIVRILVISPFFVMPPVAALIWKNMIMHPSYGVLADIAKFFGLQPVDWFAQFPLFSIILIVAWQWLPFATLILLTSLQSLDGEQMQAAEMDGASALNRFFYLTLPHMARAITVVVLIQTIFLLGIYAEILVTTNGGPGNASTNLTYLIYRAARLNFDIGGAAAGGIIAVVLANFVAIFLMRAVGKNLD from the coding sequence GTGGCTACACGTCAGACACAAAGCCTTGCCCGGCTGATGCGTGCGCCCGCGATCATTCTGCTTCTGGTCTGGATGGTCGTGCCGCTGGCAATGACGCTTTACTATTCATTTCTGAATTACAACCTTCTGAACCCCGCCAGCACCAGCTGGGCCGGATGGTTCAACTATCAGTACTTCTATACCGACCCGGCCTTCATGGATGCGATCTGGAACACGCTGGTTCTGGTGCTGGGCGTTCTGTGCATCACTGTCATCGGCGGGATCCTGATCGCGCTGCTGATCGACAAACCGATCTTCGGCCAGGGGATCGTGCGCATTCTGGTGATCAGCCCCTTCTTCGTCATGCCGCCGGTCGCGGCGCTGATCTGGAAGAACATGATCATGCATCCCAGCTATGGCGTGCTGGCGGATATTGCCAAGTTCTTCGGGTTGCAGCCGGTGGACTGGTTCGCGCAATTCCCGCTGTTCTCGATCATTCTGATCGTGGCCTGGCAATGGCTGCCCTTTGCGACGCTGATCCTGCTGACTTCGCTGCAATCGCTGGATGGCGAGCAGATGCAGGCGGCCGAGATGGACGGCGCATCCGCGCTGAACCGGTTCTTTTACCTGACCCTGCCGCATATGGCCCGCGCAATCACCGTGGTGGTGCTGATCCAGACGATCTTCCTGCTGGGCATCTATGCGGAAATTCTTGTGACCACGAATGGCGGTCCGGGCAATGCCTCGACCAACCTGACCTACCTGATCTATCGCGCGGCGCGTCTGAATTTCGACATCGGCGGTGCGGCGGCAGGGGGCATCATCGCGGTCGTATTGGCCAATTTCGTCGCCATCTTCCTGATGCGCGCCGTCGGCAAGAACCTGGATTGA
- a CDS encoding ABC transporter substrate-binding protein, with protein sequence MTTTMRGLLGACALTAVTMPAMAETLTIATVNNGDMIRMQKMTAPFAEANPDIQLEWVTLEENILRERVTTDIATRGGQYDVLTIGTYEVPIWANQDWLLPLSDLPAEYDVDDLLPAVRQALSVEDTLYAVPFYAESAMVMYRTDLAEAAGVTISESPTWAEIKAAAEAMTDKDAEQYGICLRGKPGWGENMAFLTAMSNSYGGRWFDPEWKAQFDSAEWNATLTDYLDLMTNYGPPGASSNGFNENLSLFQQGKCGIWIDATVAASFVTDPENSTVAESVGFARFPNKDGVDNHGNWLWAWSLAIPASSDAPDAARKFVAWATSKDYTNLVAETEGWRAAPPGTRASLYANPAYQEAAPFAAMTLTAIEGADTQKASVQDIPYTGGQFVAIPEFQGIGTAVGQQFSAALAGQMSAEDALASAQAITTREMARAGYPK encoded by the coding sequence ATGACGACGACGATGCGCGGCCTGCTTGGGGCATGTGCGCTGACCGCTGTGACGATGCCCGCCATGGCCGAGACGCTGACCATCGCCACCGTGAACAACGGCGACATGATCCGCATGCAGAAGATGACCGCACCCTTCGCCGAGGCAAATCCGGACATTCAGCTGGAATGGGTCACGCTTGAGGAGAACATCCTGCGCGAGCGTGTCACCACCGATATCGCGACGCGCGGCGGACAATATGACGTCCTGACCATCGGCACCTATGAGGTTCCGATCTGGGCCAATCAGGACTGGCTGCTGCCGCTAAGCGATCTGCCTGCGGAATATGACGTTGACGACCTGCTGCCCGCCGTGCGCCAGGCGCTGTCGGTCGAAGATACGCTTTACGCCGTGCCCTTCTATGCCGAATCCGCGATGGTCATGTATCGCACCGATCTGGCCGAAGCTGCCGGTGTGACCATTTCCGAAAGCCCCACCTGGGCCGAGATCAAGGCTGCCGCCGAGGCGATGACCGACAAGGATGCCGAACAATATGGCATCTGCCTGCGCGGCAAGCCCGGCTGGGGCGAGAACATGGCCTTCCTGACCGCCATGAGCAACAGCTATGGCGGGCGCTGGTTCGATCCGGAATGGAAGGCGCAATTCGACAGCGCCGAATGGAATGCGACGCTGACCGATTATCTGGACTTGATGACGAATTACGGCCCTCCTGGTGCCTCGTCCAACGGCTTCAACGAAAACCTGTCGCTGTTCCAGCAGGGCAAATGCGGCATCTGGATCGACGCCACCGTGGCGGCCAGCTTCGTGACCGACCCCGAGAATTCGACCGTGGCCGAAAGCGTGGGCTTTGCCCGGTTCCCGAACAAGGATGGCGTGGACAATCACGGCAACTGGCTTTGGGCCTGGAGCCTGGCCATCCCGGCATCCTCGGACGCGCCTGATGCGGCCAGGAAATTCGTCGCCTGGGCCACCAGCAAGGATTACACCAATCTGGTCGCCGAGACCGAGGGCTGGCGCGCCGCACCTCCGGGCACGCGTGCCTCGCTTTACGCGAACCCCGCCTATCAAGAGGCGGCCCCCTTTGCCGCGATGACGCTGACGGCGATCGAGGGGGCGGATACGCAGAAAGCCTCGGTTCAGGATATCCCCTATACGGGTGGGCAATTCGTCGCGATCCCGGAATTCCAGGGTATCGGCACGGCTGTGGGTCAGCAATTCTCGGCCGCGCTGGCCGGTCAGATGTCGGCGGAAGATGCGCTGGCCTCGGCACAGGCCATCACGACCCGCGAAATGGCGCGTGCGGGTTATCCCAAATAA
- a CDS encoding sugar-binding transcriptional regulator, producing the protein MTDERKLDQAARAAWLSYVAGRKQDEIAQEMGVSRQTAQRLVAQAMAAGLVKVRIDHPLSGCFELEKALQQKFALKKVVVTPGEAGKAGVAIAVAEFIESQLQQSDPITLAIGTGRTLSAGVAQMSRRDCPQHRIVSLTGNISPDGSTAFYNVLFSLSDVVTARTFPLMVPVISTTKEERDALHRQPGNTRVIEMARNADTALIGLGSMGPEAPLAQDGFMTPAEVRALRDQGAAGEMLGRSYDIDGNFLPMDGRVASCQLPDPDRALVIAAAGGPEKVDPIRGALRSGVINGLITDETTAKSLLE; encoded by the coding sequence ATGACGGATGAGCGCAAGCTGGATCAGGCTGCCCGAGCTGCCTGGCTGTCCTATGTGGCCGGTCGCAAACAGGATGAAATTGCGCAGGAAATGGGTGTGTCGCGGCAGACGGCACAACGTCTGGTGGCGCAGGCCATGGCCGCCGGGCTGGTCAAGGTGCGCATAGACCACCCCCTGTCGGGCTGTTTCGAGCTGGAGAAAGCCCTGCAGCAGAAATTTGCGCTGAAAAAGGTCGTGGTGACACCGGGTGAGGCAGGAAAGGCCGGTGTCGCCATCGCTGTGGCCGAATTCATCGAATCGCAATTGCAGCAAAGCGATCCGATCACGCTGGCAATCGGCACGGGCCGCACGCTGAGCGCAGGCGTCGCGCAGATGTCGCGACGGGATTGCCCCCAGCATCGCATTGTCTCACTGACCGGGAACATCTCTCCGGATGGATCAACTGCCTTTTATAACGTGCTGTTTTCGCTGTCGGATGTTGTCACGGCGCGAACCTTTCCGCTGATGGTTCCGGTGATCAGCACCACCAAGGAAGAGCGTGACGCCCTTCACCGCCAGCCCGGAAATACCCGCGTGATCGAAATGGCCCGCAACGCCGATACGGCCCTGATCGGTCTGGGGTCGATGGGACCAGAGGCACCGCTGGCCCAGGACGGCTTCATGACCCCGGCCGAGGTTCGCGCCCTGCGCGATCAGGGCGCCGCGGGCGAGATGCTGGGCCGCAGCTATGATATCGACGGCAACTTCTTGCCGATGGATGGGCGTGTGGCATCCTGTCAGTTGCCGGATCCGGATCGCGCGCTGGTGATCGCGGCGGCAGGCGGCCCGGAAAAGGTCGATCCGATTCGCGGGGCGTTGCGCAGCGGTGTGATCAACGGGCTGATCACCGATGAAACCACCGCCAAAAGCCTGCTGGAATAG
- a CDS encoding LLM class flavin-dependent oxidoreductase yields the protein MKNIGFLSFGHWSGDRGSQVKSASDVLHQSIELAVAAEEIGVDGAYFRVHHFAQQLASPFPLLAAIGARTSKIEIGTGVIDMRYENPLYMVEDAGAADLISNGRLQLGISRGSPEQVIDGWRYFGYQPGEDESHADMARRHAEVFLQQLDGKGFAKPNPRPMFPNPPGLLRLEPHSPGLKDRIWWGAATNATAEWAAQMGMNLQSSTLKADETGEPFHVQQAQQIRLYRDAWKAAGHERTPRVSVSRSIFALINDEDRRYFGRGGKDSDQVGAIEQTRHIFGRSYADEPDRLIDQLREDEAIAEADTLLLTIPNMLGVDYNIHVLDSILTHVAPALNWR from the coding sequence ATGAAAAATATTGGCTTCTTGTCCTTCGGCCATTGGTCGGGGGATCGCGGGTCGCAGGTGAAAAGCGCCTCGGACGTGCTGCATCAATCCATTGAACTTGCTGTCGCAGCCGAAGAGATCGGCGTCGACGGCGCCTATTTCCGCGTGCACCACTTTGCGCAGCAACTGGCCTCGCCCTTTCCGCTGCTGGCCGCCATCGGCGCACGCACCAGCAAGATCGAGATCGGCACCGGCGTCATCGACATGCGCTATGAAAACCCGCTTTACATGGTCGAGGATGCGGGCGCTGCCGACCTGATCTCGAACGGGCGGTTGCAGCTTGGGATCAGCCGCGGCTCTCCCGAACAGGTGATCGATGGCTGGCGCTATTTCGGCTATCAGCCGGGCGAGGATGAAAGCCATGCCGACATGGCCCGCCGCCATGCCGAGGTCTTCCTGCAGCAACTGGATGGCAAGGGGTTCGCCAAGCCCAATCCGCGCCCGATGTTTCCGAACCCGCCCGGCCTCTTGCGGCTTGAACCGCATTCGCCGGGGCTGAAGGATCGCATCTGGTGGGGGGCCGCGACCAATGCCACCGCCGAATGGGCGGCGCAGATGGGCATGAACCTGCAAAGCTCGACCCTGAAGGCCGATGAGACCGGAGAGCCGTTCCATGTGCAGCAGGCACAGCAGATCCGCCTTTATCGCGATGCGTGGAAGGCCGCGGGGCACGAACGCACGCCGCGCGTCTCGGTCAGCCGCTCGATCTTTGCGCTGATCAATGATGAGGACCGGCGCTATTTCGGGCGCGGCGGCAAGGACAGCGATCAGGTCGGCGCGATCGAGCAGACGCGCCACATCTTTGGCCGCAGCTATGCCGATGAGCCCGACAGGCTGATCGACCAGCTGCGCGAGGATGAGGCGATTGCCGAGGCTGATACCCTTCTGCTGACCATCCCCAACATGCTGGGCGTGGACTATAATATCCATGTGCTGGACAGCATTCTGACCCATGTGGCGCCCGCGCTGAACTGGCGCTGA